The window GCCGCTCCTACCGCGAGGCCGGGGACCTGAGTCTGGCCATCGAGACCGGCGAGCGACTGCTGAAAGAGGCAGGCGAGGCCGGCCTCGACGGCAGCGACGAACAGGTCCAACTCGCGGTCACGCTCGCGGCGGCGTACTTCGAACGCGGCGACGTCAACCGCGCGGCCCGGGCCTGCGAGAGTGCCGTCCGCTCCGCGGAGCGACTCGACTCCCCCAAGGCACGAGCGGCCGCGTACTGGAACGCCGCCACGATCCAGGCTCGTCGCGGAGCCATGCAGGAGGCAGTTCCGCTTGCTACGCGTGCTCTGGTCTTGATGTCGCAAGGCAATGACATGCGCAACCTTGCCCGGCTGCGTACGCAGTTGGGCCTGATGCATCTCGAACTCGACCCGCCCGATCTTGACCAGGCACGTACGGAGTTGGTGCGCGCCGCACAGGAGTTGTCGTGGTCGAGTGCCAGTCCGGCCGAACGCGGTCGCAATCGGCTGGGTCAGGCACGGGTCCGGTTGCTCAGCGGCGATCCCGCTGACGCGCGCGAGATCGGCGAGGCCGTGCTGGCGACGGCGGACGCCGACACTCCGGCCACGCTGCTCGCCATGGCACACACCCTGATCGGCCAGAGCCGAGCCGCAGAGGGGGACGTCTCCGCGGCGGCGGCAAGTTATCAGTCCGCCTCGATGGCGCTGACCGCTATCGGCTCCGACCGGTCAGCCGCCCAGATCTGGTACGACCTGGCCGAACTTCTCAGCGAGGTGGGCGATCACGACGCA of the Nocardioides sp. genome contains:
- a CDS encoding helix-turn-helix domain-containing protein, which translates into the protein MDPRQAELLRAVPTDVLGARVRAHRVAKGLTQGQLAGAEVSVGYISRIEAGQRRPTVEVLRAITERLGVSLERILTGVEAHELDEIQVLLDFAQLSLESGDASTGRTQAVESLARAESSDQARLAQRARFLIARATEAHGDVDEAILAYESLIDAEPSWVQRLQIGIALCRSYREAGDLSLAIETGERLLKEAGEAGLDGSDEQVQLAVTLAAAYFERGDVNRAARACESAVRSAERLDSPKARAAAYWNAATIQARRGAMQEAVPLATRALVLMSQGNDMRNLARLRTQLGLMHLELDPPDLDQARTELVRAAQELSWSSASPAERGRNRLGQARVRLLSGDPADAREIGEAVLATADADTPATLLAMAHTLIGQSRAAEGDVSAAAASYQSASMALTAIGSDRSAAQIWYDLAELLSEVGDHDAALHAYRSAGAAVGLRHGAWTRSTIAGLRVDG